A stretch of Haloprofundus halophilus DNA encodes these proteins:
- a CDS encoding non-histone chromosomal MC1 family protein: MVREDGKRNFALRDTSGTESSVFSGNTPRQAALKAARRLEPGSSEEDADRTELRLREKGTDKVHIYDGWAWNETAPDNKPDWMPDDITEANVSKKGIEHIEE; this comes from the coding sequence ATGGTACGTGAAGACGGTAAACGCAATTTTGCCCTTCGAGATACGAGTGGAACAGAGTCGAGCGTGTTCTCGGGTAACACCCCCCGACAAGCGGCGTTGAAGGCCGCGAGGCGGCTCGAACCGGGGAGTTCCGAGGAGGACGCCGACCGGACCGAGCTCCGGCTCCGAGAGAAGGGGACGGACAAGGTCCACATCTACGACGGGTGGGCGTGGAACGAGACCGCACCCGACAACAAACCCGACTGGATGCCCGACGACATCACCGAGGCGAACGTCTCGAAGAAGGGCATCGAACACATCGAAGAGTAG